The Rhizobium viscosum genomic sequence ATCCGCATGCAAGTGCCGCCGCGATCTTCCAGGCCAAGCGCATGGCAAGTGCGGGCAGGATGAAGCATCTGATGGGCATGACGGACAGTTTCGGCGCCCGCGTGAAGGCGAGCGGTGTTGCCCTGCCGGCCGCCGAAAATATCGCTTCTGGCCAGCAGAGCGTCGATGCGGTCGTCACAGCCTGGATCAACTCTCCCCACCATCTGGAAAATATGCTCGGGCGCTATAGTGGTCTCGGCGTTGCCGTTGCACATAATACGTCTTCCAGGAACCTGCCCTATTGGGCCATGGTGCTTTCCAGCTGAGGCGATTCCGCCTCTCTCCCCAAGAGGCGAATAATGGATACCGGCAGACCCAGAAACGCATT encodes the following:
- a CDS encoding CAP domain-containing protein, whose protein sequence is MSSIILSRRGLLQLSGLALVAGVAGCTTTPKFATTPSNAADETASALPLVNQLRAKNGLPPLSVDPHASAAAIFQAKRMASAGRMKHLMGMTDSFGARVKASGVALPAAENIASGQQSVDAVVTAWINSPHHLENMLGRYSGLGVAVAHNTSSRNLPYWAMVLSS